A genomic region of Alligator mississippiensis isolate rAllMis1 chromosome 4, rAllMis1, whole genome shotgun sequence contains the following coding sequences:
- the LOC132250237 gene encoding C-type lectin domain family 2 member L-like yields the protein MGASLARSLKWFKSSWASCQLVLVIGIGGMLQSCVQLPSASPRGSTAPEPQPSLPLLPGPCGGAAARGGPCSSLWLWRALALLLLAAVLALGLALKGAVTETETAAATVMAGKCRPCPEDWMWYRNHCYYFSKEMQNWNSSWKFCWSHNATLPVIKEKSALDTIYSKKGKENYWIGLRKETEGWRWVDGSLFTNDIILLDEDGQNMACAYLNMVALAPIDCMSLRHWICVKKST from the exons ATGGGAGCCTCCCTGGCGCGTagtttaaaatggtttaaatctAGCTGGGCGAGCTGTCAGTTGGTTCTGGTCATAGGGATTGGAGGGATGTtgcagagctgtgtgcagctgccgTCGGCTTCCCCACGGGGTAGCACCGCCCCTGAGCCGCAGCCCAGCCTGCCGCTGCTGCCGGGGCCCTGCGGGGGAGCAGCGGCCCGGGGCG GACcgtgctccagcctctggctgtggagagctctggccctgctcctgctggcagctgttctggcactggggctggctcTGAAAG GAGCAGTCACTGAGACTGAAACAGCAGCTGCAACTGTTATGGCAGGGAAGTGCAGACCCTGCCCAGAAGACTGGATGTGGTACAGAAATCATTGTTACTATTTctccaaagaaatgcaaaactggaACAGCAGCTGGAAGTTCTGCTGGTCACACAATGCCACACTTCCTgtgataaaagaaaaatcagcacTG GACACTATCTActctaaaaaaggaaaagaaaattactGGATAGGACTAAGGAAAGAAACAGAGGGATGGCGGTGGGTAGATGGATCACTGTTCACTAATGACAT AATCTTACTAGACGAAgatgggcaaaacatggcctgtgCATACCTAAATATGGTAGCTTTGGCTCCCATAGACTGCATGTCTTTGCGACACTGGATCTGCGTCAAGAAGTCCACTTGA